The following proteins come from a genomic window of Miscanthus floridulus cultivar M001 chromosome 2, ASM1932011v1, whole genome shotgun sequence:
- the LOC136540784 gene encoding RHOMBOID-like protein 2, with amino-acid sequence MATRADVEKGGVVRKEPGKVPSPLYPQHEGEREWVPWIVPVFFVANITVFVITMYANNCPAHTTPRDGKCVARFLGRFSFQPLRQNPLLGPSSATLTKMGALVWEKVVHHHQGWRLLSSMWLHAGVLHLVANMLCLLFIGMRLEQQFGYVRIGAIYVLSGLGGAVLSSLFIRNHISVGASGALFGLLGAMLSELLTNWTIYTNKAAAVATLLFVAAVNLVLGILPHVNNFAHIGGFLAGFLLGFVVLMRPHFGWMERYSLPADAPCTARKYLAYQRTLLAVALLLLVIGFAVGMAMVFRGANANDSCHWCHYLSCVPTARWNCTN; translated from the exons ATGGCGACGCGGGCGGACGTGGAGAAGGGCGGCGTGGTGAGGAAGGAGCCCGGCAAGGTGCCGTCGCCGCTGTACCCGCAGCACGAGGGGGAGCGGGAGTGGGTGCCATGGATCGTCCCCGTCTTCTTCGTCGCCAACATCACCGTCTTCGTCATCACCATGTACGCCAACAACTGCCCCGCGCACACGACGCCGCGCGACGGCAAGTGCGTCGCCCGATTCCTCGGCCGCTTCTCCTTCCAGCCGCTGCGACAGAACCCGCTCCTCGGCCCATCCTCCGCCAC GCTCACCAAGATGGGGGCCCTGGTTTGGGAGAAGGTGGTGCACCACCACCAGGGCTGGCGCCTCCTCTCCAGCATGTGGCTCCACGCCGGCGTCCTCCACCTGGTCGCCAACATGCTCTGCCTCCTCTTCATCGGCATGCGCCTCGAACAGCAGTTCGGATACG TGAGAATCGGTGCGATCTACGTCCTTTCCGGCCTAGGCGGCGCCGTGCTGTCGTCGCTCTTCATCCGGAACCACATCTCCGTGGGCGCCTCGGGCGCGCTCTTCGGCCTGCTGGGCGCCATGCTCTCGGAGCTGCTCACCAACTGGACCATCTACACCAACAAGGCGGCGGCCGTGGCCACGCTCCTGTTCGTCGCCGCCGTCAACCTGGTGCTCGGCATCCTGCCCCACGTCAACAACTTCGCGCACATCGGCGGCTTCCTCGCGGGCTTCCTCCTCGGCTTCGTCGTGCTCATGCGCCCGCACTTCGGGTGGATGGAGCGCTACAGCCTCCCCGCCGACGCGCCCTGCACCGCCAGGAAGTACCTCGCCTACCAGCGGACCCTCCTTGCCGTCGCCCTGCTCCTCCTCGTCATCGG ATTCGCGGTCGGCATGGCGATGGTCTTCCGCGGCGCCAACGCCAACGACAGCTGCCACTGGTGTCACTACCTCAGCTGCGTGCCCACCGCCAGATGGAACTGCACCAACTGA